The Apus apus isolate bApuApu2 chromosome 1, bApuApu2.pri.cur, whole genome shotgun sequence nucleotide sequence ccctccccaactttcctgtagccccttcaggtactggaaggctgctatgaggtccccctggagccttctcttcttcagactgaacaactccagctccctcagcctgtcctcataagagaggtgctccagcccttggatcattctcgtggcccttctctggacacgttccaacagctccacctctttcttgtgctgagggcaccggagctggatgcagtattctaggtgaggtctcaccagggcagaatcacctctctccatctgctggccacacttttgatgcagcccaggatgcagttggccttctgggctgcaactgcacatcagtggctcatgtccagcttttgatccactagtagccccaggtccttttccacagggctgctctcaagtgtcacctccctcagcctgtatttgtatcttgggttacctcagcccaggtgcaggtccctgcacttgcccttgttgaacaTCATAAGGTTCACCTAGGCTGAAAACATTCTTCTGGCGAGAGCCATGTAGAGTAGAACTAAAGAAAGATAACTTCTTCCTCCCAGCCTGTTTTAGACTTCTTTATTTCCAGAGAAGAAGGTGGGGAGGGATGGTTGTTACCGGCCACTGACTGATATTCTGCTGTTTTCCTACTGAATCTGTTATTGGCGGCTAATTCATTCTTGTGCTCCATCCCTTTCTAACCCCAAACCCACCTCAGCAAACAAGCACAAACCCTGGATTGAAGCTGAGTATCAGGGCATTGTGATGGAGAATGACAACACAGTCCTGCTCAACCCCCCGCTGTTCGCGCTGGACAAGGATGCTCCGCTGCGCTACGCAGGTAGGTGGGCAGTGCCTTTGGTAAGGGTGGGAGGCAGGAAAGACCTCCAAAGGGGCAGAGGCAAGGTGACTTTCATCCATCCCTGTGCTGGATTCTAGCTCTCTCCAGGAAACGAGCACCCCCAAACCTTGTTCTGGAGGAGGTCCCCAGTGAAGTCTGGAGGCGAATAGAGCACAGCTTGATTTAGGATGCTGTGAGCTGTTTCCCTGagggagagcagctgagggtgGAGCCAGCTACTTTTTGACGCAATTCTGCtctttgcaaagatcacatgcAGAGCTCTGTGTGAGCACTCTGGAGGAAGCTGGTAGGGCACCCTGGTGGGGGTGGATGACACATCGTGGATCTTCACACTTTGGCTGTCTTCAGTCTGTGGCCTGTTTTGCCTTCCTGAGGGGTGCAGAGGAGAAGCAAGGTGCTCCCTCAGTCCTGTGGCTGTGCAGCACCAAGTCTGGTTTGAGCCTTGTAACCTCTCCTCTTTCGTGGTGCTGGTCAAGGCTCCTTGCCGTAGCAGTGACCTCCAGAAGAGGGCAATCTACACCATTAGTGGTTGTAAGAgatggcaggagcagctgctaTGGCACCAAAAATTTCTCGAAATGGCAGGTGATAATGAGGGAGAGTGGCGAGCataagaaaggaataaaatacaGGATAGAGAAGCAAGGGGGCATATTGTGCTCTCTTcagtccttttctttctccccttctcctccacctttGTGGGTACCAGGTGAAATTTGTGGCTTCAGGATCCATGGGGCAGGCGTACCTTTTGAAGCTGTGATCCTGGACAAAGCTACAGGTGAGGGGCTGATACGGGCCAAGGAGCCAGTGGATTGTGAAGCACATAAGGAGCACACGTTCACCATCCAAGCTTATGACTGCGGAGAGGGACCTGATGGAGCAAACACCAAGAAATCACACAAGTAAGTCCATGCAGGCATTGCTGCATGATACAAAATGCAAGctgtcacagaaacacaaatgaaaatggCTGCTGAAATGCTTCCTTTagccagaattatttttctccagccTTGATACTGTAGCTCACCATCTTAATAAGACCCAAAGAGAAACGTTCACTGTCTGAGTGACATGAATGAATACACTAGCAATGAGAGCTGCTTGACAGTTGTACCTAAGGGTGGTTTATGTTGCTGCATATAGCCAGAGGTCTGAATTACAGTGTTGTTCCTTTTGCTCCTCCTTTGGGGTGGGAAACCAGTGTCCAAACTCCTGTGTGCCAGCATTGCTGTGTTGAAACCAAGGCCTCTTTCCTCGTCCTTGCTTTTGACACTTGCAGATCAGACTGATGCACTTCGGTGGGTTTCCAGCGAAATTCAGGTGGTGCGTAGCTCCTAACCAGTCGATCAGTTGCTATTGATGTCTCTCTGCATCAGGGCCACGGTGCACGTTCGAGTAAATGACGTGAATGAGTTTGCTCCTGTCTTTGTGGAAAAGTTGTATCGTGTGGCAGTGACTGAAGGAAAGCTGTACGACCGCATCTTGCGCGTGGAGGCCATTGATGGAGACTGCTCTCCACAGTACAGCCAGATCTGCTACTATGAGATTCTGACTCCCAATGTTCCCTTTCTGATTGACAACGATGGTAAGAATCTGCACCTACCATGAGCACGTCACCCCCTTTCTTGCTttgctccctctctcccagcccCATTTGCTGgcaaagctgtgctgtgtgAATTTCCTAGCACTGCTGACCTacctctcctggtgcagagGTGCAGCAGCCATTTTGTGGCATGCTTGCTGCTTGTCACAGGGTAGCACTGCGCAGGGGACTCAGCCCCTTTTTCCTTGTTCTTGTGGCTGATCAAAAATAGGAGTGGTTTCTAGAGGAACATCTTTGAGGAACctgtctttcctttcccctggTCTCTTTGCTAACCAGGGAACATTGAGAACACAGAGAAGCTGCAGTACAGTGGAGATCGTCTCTACAAATTCACAGTGACAGCCTATGACTGTGGAAAGAAGCGTGCTTCTGATGATGCTGAAGTGGAAATCCAGGTGAAACCCACCTGCAAGCCCAGCTGGCAGGGTATGAAACCTCCAAACAGTTAtgtcttcccttttcttttgctgaacGACTACTCAGTCCTACACACTGGAAGTGTTTGCACATACACATACAAATTTGTATGCACGTATCCATGGCTCAGTTCTGGCACCAGCCTGTCCGCCTCATCAAAGGGGATGGAGCAGACATCTGAGTCTGTAACAAAGTCACTGGGAGGCaattctgatattttaaaataagatgaCCGTGAACTACGATGTATTTGGCAAGGTGCATATACTGTGGATTGTTTTGGGGACTGGTCATCTTGAGGATCTTTGGCTTGTCAAGAGTTGCTGTGTGCCTACAGGTTCCCTGTAGTCAATAGAATTACAGGGAAATAACACAGCTCTGCCTTATAAGAGGGGCTGACAATCCAAGGAGTGATGCTACGTTTGTACTAGCTGTAGAAGATGAGAATTTGGACTCTTTGCTTCTAGGAAATCTTCCCTTGCAGTTATACCAGCTGCACCAAGTTGTCTTTTCATTGTGGAAAGGACCAAAACTCTCTTCTTCTGGGCTAGTCCGTAGATGCTGCTTGTGTCTGTGCCAAATATTCCATCCTTGGCAGGACCTAACCCATCTCATTCTCCTTCCTTAGGCTGGAACAAGAGGATTGAGTACACCCCGGGTGCAGGCAGCCTCGCGCTCTTCCCCAACATTCAcctggagacctgtgatgagcCCCTGTGGAATATTCAGGCCACGGTGGAGCTGCAGACAAACCACGTGGCCAAGGGCTGTGACCGAGATAACTACTCCGAGAAGTCCCTACGCAAACTCTGCGGTGAATTGCCTTTTTCCTGGGCTAAGGGCAGCTCTGGCACAGCACCCTCCCCTTTCCCCTGGACAGGTTCCCAGAGGCAGCACTGTGCCTCACgcagcagagatgctgagggACACATTGGTCACATCTGCTGTGGTCATTGGGGCTGGAGGGACACCTCACTTGTGTGCTGCCTTGAGGGGCAGTGGGCACCCTGCCTGTATTTACAGGGGGCTTCCTGTGTGTTCCTTGCTGGGAAGTCAGAGGCTTCTGTGCATTTCCCTGTTATGCAGGGTCTGTGGCACTTCCCTTAGCACAAATGGAAAAGTCACCATCCTCCTCcaaatagaatcacagaatgacaggggttggaagggatctctggagatcatctagtccaacctccctgttaGAGCAGGATCCCatagaacacatcacacaggaacatgtccaggcaggttttttatgtctccagggatggagactccacaacttccctgggcagcctgttccagggctccgTCACCCTCAGAGTAATGAAGTAGTTTCTCATATTTATGTTAAACCTCCTGTTTACCAGTTTGTGACTgttaccccttgttctctcactggacaccactgagaagaatggacccatcctcctgacacctgccctttagaTAATTAcaagcattgatgagatcccccctcagcctccttttctctaagctaaacagacccagctctctcagcctttcctcatagggtaggagctccagtcccttaatcatcttagtggccctgtgctggactctctacagtagttccttgtccttcctgaactagggagcccagagctgcacacagtgctccaggtggggcctcaccagggcagagtagagggggaggacaGCCTAGAGGCcgctcctcctctccctgtgctcTGGGATGTTACAAGCCCTCTGATACCTTTTTCACCTGTGCCCCAGTTCCCAGGTTCCTCTGCTTCCTGCGCTGACATTCCTGACTCCTCTTCTCGGCAGGTGCTGCCTCGGGAGAGATTGACCTGCTGCCAGTGCCCAGTCCCACGGCCAACTGGACGGCGCAGCTCTCGGTGCACtacagccaggacagcagccTCATTTACTGGTTCAATGGCAGCCAAGCTGCCCAGGTGCCTGTGCTGAACGGGCCGAATGCCCGAGAAGGGCTGAGCGACCACTTCACCCTGTCTGTCTGGATGAAGCACTCTGTGGTGCCCACCAAAGGCCGGCGGGAGGAGGAGACGGTGATCTGCAGCACAGTCCGCAGCGGTGAGACACCGTGCCCGGGGTGCTGACACTTGTGCTCACTGCCTCTAGCTTGTTAGAAGGGGTTGTCCCTGCAGGCAGAAGTGTCTGTGTTCCAGGGCGGGACCCTGGGTCCCTCCTGGGGCAGGGGTCCCTCCTTAGGCAGGCAGCTTCTCCAGGTGTGATGCTTTCTGGGGGAGTCCagcctgctgtgctgggtggcCGTGGTGCTCCGGGGCTCTGCTAGCGAGGCTGCTCCGAGGCGTGACCCCTGACTCCTTGTGTGTCCCGGCAGAGGATGGCTACTCGCATTACTCGCTGGCTGTGCACGGCTGTCGGATCGCTTTCCTCTACTGGCCGTTGCTGGAAAGTGCAAGGCCTGTGAAGTTCCTCTGGAAGCTGGAGCAGGTGAGGAAGCGTTTGTCTCTTCCCGCTGACCTTTTCCCTTCTGCCCTTGGCTGATCCCTTCCTCTGCTGTCTGCCATAGGTCTGCGATGATGAGTGGCACCATTATGCCCTCAACCTGGAGTTCCCCACTGTCACACTCTACGTGGATGGTGTCTCCTATGACCCTGCCCTCATCCATGACAATGGCCTTATTCACCCACCTCGGCAGGAACCCCTGCTCATGATTGGAGCCTGCTGGACTGGTGAGTGCCCCCTCGCTGCACAGTGGAagctccatccttggaagtgttcaagggcaggttggatggggctctgagcaacctggtctggtgggaggtgtccctgcccatgcaggggggttggatctagatggtctttgaggtcccttccaacccaaaccattctatgattctatgctctTCCCatatgagaaagaaagaaacaccaCCCAGAACTAAATGATGCAAACCACATTGCAGCCATCTTGCCTACTTGGCAGTAAAGCCAGTGTGGATCCTTCCTTCCCTACAGACCAGTACAAACCAGTAGGCCATGGTAATAATAGCTCAGGGACAAGTGCCATTGACAGCTTCATGGACAGCAGCAGTAGAATATGGGAGGGATAACTAGCTTTCAGGCAGAGAGGAGTTCAAACTCTGTACCTCATTTAGGCACTAGCCTTTCTATCAaagcttttcaccagagagcaGGCAGCATTCTTTGTGTTGTTGGTTGAATTGACAGGGATTTCTGTGTCTTGAGGGTCTCTATGAAGTCAACCCAAATTGTTCTGCAGAGGAATTGGGCTGGAGGACAAAGATCAGATTAGGAACATAGTTAAACTACTACCAGATGTGGAGATGTAAGGCTGCATTTCCCAGGTCTTTCAGTTCTCCTGCAAGACTGAAGCAGGACAGAACTAAAGGAATTTGCCTGCTGCTTGCCTTCACTGTATCAGAAATTTCTAGCAAGACCAAATCTTTACTGTAGTACTGCTTCTTCCAGGCCACAGCTCTCTGCTTTTTTGCAACAAATATTAATCAGCTTGGGATATCCTGCTGGAACCATCTGAGTTTCAAAGGGATGCTGAGAACATGATTTGTTCCAAACACGACCATGTTCCATAACTGGGAATCTGTTAATTCCAAGAATAGGTATCattaggaaggagaaaaaaaaacaaaccaaaacacaaccctATAATTTCTCCCTTGTATCAGTAACTTATGGTAAAATCTTACCATCCCCTTAGTGAGAGGGACTCCTCTTTCCTCTGTGATGTGCTGTCTCTAGGGCTGAAGGGTGCACTACTTGGCACATGACTCCAGAGCTGTTCCTTAGGACTGGCTGACACAGGCACTTGCATAGATACTTGCCTGACCCCCTAAGTATCCTCTTCCAATGCCTTATTTCTTGTCTGAATGTTCTCCttttgcagaggagaaaaacaaagagaaaatcagaGGAAATGAGAACTCCACTGATACTGTACAAGgtagggaaaagaaagaagatggttctcctcccctcttgACCATGCATGACTTACTTCTTGCATGGAGCCTTCCTCATACAGCTCCCCAGTCCTGTCCTGCCACCTCCCACCATCTTGGGAGGTAACCCCTTATTTGGTAGATTGATCCTTGATATCTGTGGAGCATGAAAAGGCTGGTAAGAGGACTATGGCCTGCTTTGAGAATGGAGTATGCTTTTCCTATGGAGAAAGAATCCTTGTGTCTGGTCATTCCAGTTCGTCTCTGAAGAACACAATAGCCATTAGAGACATCATGAGATGTCACCTCATCCCTAACTATCTATAGtatagtttttttaaaaagccctcaCAGGAATCAGAGTGACAAGGGGAGAAGAAATTGTTTCCACCTGGCATTCAGCAGTTTGGCAGAAACTTCTCTATGCTACCCATCATTCACTACAGTAGTCTTTCtacttctctgtttctctcactTCCCCCCATCTGGAATTAAGATATTGTCATGCTCTTCCATCAGCATCCCCCGTCTTTTTgttgtctttccttttcaatGTCCCGTGAACCCCTCTGTCTGACTCTGCCTCCCTTAACATCTGTATGACCCTCATTGTTGCTTTTGTTGTCTTGGCTTTCCCATGTCCCACAcacctgtctgtctgtctctacCTCCTCTAACCTCCATACACCACTCACACTGTTGATTGTGTTGTCTTGCTCTCTTCCTTGCCGTGTCTCTCACACCCTC carries:
- the CLSTN3 gene encoding calsyntenin-3 isoform X1, producing MGDPRPRAAVLLPLFCLCAVLPGGACSKANKHKPWIEAEYQGIVMENDNTVLLNPPLFALDKDAPLRYAGEICGFRIHGAGVPFEAVILDKATGEGLIRAKEPVDCEAHKEHTFTIQAYDCGEGPDGANTKKSHKATVHVRVNDVNEFAPVFVEKLYRVAVTEGKLYDRILRVEAIDGDCSPQYSQICYYEILTPNVPFLIDNDGNIENTEKLQYSGDRLYKFTVTAYDCGKKRASDDAEVEIQVKPTCKPSWQGWNKRIEYTPGAGSLALFPNIHLETCDEPLWNIQATVELQTNHVAKGCDRDNYSEKSLRKLCGAASGEIDLLPVPSPTANWTAQLSVHYSQDSSLIYWFNGSQAAQVPVLNGPNAREGLSDHFTLSVWMKHSVVPTKGRREEETVICSTVRSEDGYSHYSLAVHGCRIAFLYWPLLESARPVKFLWKLEQVCDDEWHHYALNLEFPTVTLYVDGVSYDPALIHDNGLIHPPRQEPLLMIGACWTEEKNKEKIRGNENSTDTVQGDPLLIHHYFHGYLAGFTVRPGSLESREVIECLYACREGLDYSDFDSLGKGMKVHVNPSQSLLTLEGDDVETFNHAIQHVAYMNSLRFATPGVRPLRLTTAVKCFSEESCVSIPDVEGYVVVLQPDAPQILLSGNAHFVHPASDFEAPDGVPLFPNLQITCSISHQVEAKKDENWHDTVTDTQMSDEIVHNLDGCEISLVGDDLDPEREYLLLDGALLQQRGLELVNTSAYLTISGVESIAVYEEILHQVSYHINHGAALYERKFHLSCTEMNGRYSSNEFSVEVNVLHNMNRAAHPNHILNSQQFMHRGHHLPPELSGHSLASTQHNPMVPSAATVIIVVCVGFLALMVTLGILRIHSLHRRGVGQVVPGAAEGGHSSTGGKESDMFWDDSALTIIVNPMESYQSCQEKAAECSEGRAREGMEDDDDDESSDSETPDSPDSNDIDDRHIMGNSNGSHRY
- the CLSTN3 gene encoding calsyntenin-3 isoform X2; translation: MVIREANKHKPWIEAEYQGIVMENDNTVLLNPPLFALDKDAPLRYAGEICGFRIHGAGVPFEAVILDKATGEGLIRAKEPVDCEAHKEHTFTIQAYDCGEGPDGANTKKSHKATVHVRVNDVNEFAPVFVEKLYRVAVTEGKLYDRILRVEAIDGDCSPQYSQICYYEILTPNVPFLIDNDGNIENTEKLQYSGDRLYKFTVTAYDCGKKRASDDAEVEIQVKPTCKPSWQGWNKRIEYTPGAGSLALFPNIHLETCDEPLWNIQATVELQTNHVAKGCDRDNYSEKSLRKLCGAASGEIDLLPVPSPTANWTAQLSVHYSQDSSLIYWFNGSQAAQVPVLNGPNAREGLSDHFTLSVWMKHSVVPTKGRREEETVICSTVRSEDGYSHYSLAVHGCRIAFLYWPLLESARPVKFLWKLEQVCDDEWHHYALNLEFPTVTLYVDGVSYDPALIHDNGLIHPPRQEPLLMIGACWTEEKNKEKIRGNENSTDTVQGDPLLIHHYFHGYLAGFTVRPGSLESREVIECLYACREGLDYSDFDSLGKGMKVHVNPSQSLLTLEGDDVETFNHAIQHVAYMNSLRFATPGVRPLRLTTAVKCFSEESCVSIPDVEGYVVVLQPDAPQILLSGNAHFVHPASDFEAPDGVPLFPNLQITCSISHQVEAKKDENWHDTVTDTQMSDEIVHNLDGCEISLVGDDLDPEREYLLLDGALLQQRGLELVNTSAYLTISGVESIAVYEEILHQVSYHINHGAALYERKFHLSCTEMNGRYSSNEFSVEVNVLHNMNRAAHPNHILNSQQFMHRGHHLPPELSGHSLASTQHNPMVPSAATVIIVVCVGFLALMVTLGILRIHSLHRRGVGQVVPGAAEGGHSSTGGKESDMFWDDSALTIIVNPMESYQSCQEKAAECSEGRAREGMEDDDDDESSDSETPDSPDSNDIDDRHIMGNSNGSHRY